The following proteins come from a genomic window of Sphaerisporangium rubeum:
- a CDS encoding urease subunit gamma: MRLTPHEQERLLIHVAAGVARDRQARGLRLNHPEATAIIASFLLEGARDGQSVADLMEAGRKVLRREDVMEGIPEMLESVQIEATFPDGTKLVTVHRPIA, encoded by the coding sequence ATGCGGCTCACCCCACACGAACAGGAACGCCTGCTCATCCACGTAGCGGCGGGTGTCGCCCGTGACCGGCAAGCCCGTGGGCTGCGGCTGAACCACCCGGAGGCCACCGCGATCATCGCCTCCTTCCTCCTGGAAGGCGCCAGAGACGGTCAGAGCGTGGCCGACCTCATGGAGGCGGGCCGCAAGGTCCTGCGCCGTGAGGACGTCATGGAAGGAATCCCCGAGATGCTGGAATCGGTGCAGATCGAGGCGACCTTCCCCGACGGCACCAAGCTCGTCACCGTCCACCGGCCGATCGCATGA
- the urtB gene encoding urea ABC transporter permease subunit UrtB: MEAVVNQLPIGLSIGAVLLLIALGLTFTFGQMGVINMAHGEFIMAGAYTAYLLQGWAGRQAVLVALPVAFLVAGIMGWILERTAIRHFYGRPLDTLLLTWGVSLVLQQLARDLFGAPNVQVTAPTWLQGGIGILPYNRMFITALAIGSVVAIWAYMTRSSQGRRMQAVMQNRQLAAVSGINTGRVDQRTFFIGSGLAGIAGVALTLIGPVGPALGTYYIVDAFLVVVAGGLGQLRGAVIAAVALGLLNSYAEFWTNASLAKVIVFVAIIAFLQIRPQGLFVLRSRALT, encoded by the coding sequence ATGGAGGCGGTAGTCAACCAGCTCCCCATCGGGCTGTCGATCGGGGCCGTACTGCTGCTCATCGCGCTCGGCCTGACGTTCACGTTCGGCCAGATGGGTGTGATCAACATGGCGCACGGCGAGTTCATCATGGCCGGCGCCTACACCGCCTACCTGCTGCAGGGCTGGGCCGGCCGCCAGGCCGTGCTCGTCGCGCTCCCCGTCGCGTTCCTCGTGGCCGGGATCATGGGCTGGATCCTGGAACGCACGGCCATCCGCCACTTCTACGGCCGGCCACTCGACACGCTGCTGCTGACCTGGGGCGTCAGCCTGGTGCTCCAGCAGCTGGCGCGTGACCTGTTCGGCGCACCGAACGTGCAGGTGACGGCCCCCACGTGGCTGCAAGGCGGCATCGGCATCCTGCCGTACAACCGCATGTTCATCACGGCGCTCGCCATCGGCAGCGTCGTCGCCATCTGGGCCTACATGACGCGCAGCTCGCAGGGCCGCCGCATGCAGGCCGTCATGCAGAACCGCCAGCTCGCCGCGGTCAGCGGCATCAACACCGGCCGGGTGGACCAGCGCACGTTCTTCATCGGCTCCGGCCTCGCCGGCATCGCCGGTGTCGCGCTCACCCTCATCGGCCCGGTGGGACCCGCGCTCGGCACCTACTACATCGTGGACGCGTTCCTCGTGGTGGTGGCCGGCGGCCTCGGGCAGCTGCGCGGCGCGGTGATCGCCGCCGTCGCGCTCGGCCTGCTCAACTCCTACGCCGAGTTCTGGACCAACGCCAGCCTGGCCAAGGTGATCGTGTTCGTGGCCATCATCGCGTTCCTCCAGATCCGGCCGCAGGGCCTGTTCGTGCTCCGATCGAGGGCGCTCACATGA
- a CDS encoding urease accessory protein UreD encodes MSTTVETGPGPYRLAARDGGRRSLRARAAVGTERAGERTVLRTLRSDPPLTLRQTGPRRVHLVSTAAGPLGGDLLELDIDVAAGTTLEIASVASTLVLPGTGVSHVVVRARVGAGAVLRYAPEPTVLAAGCDHRMDVRLDLATDARVSWREEIVFGRHGERPGVCRSRFDATVDGVPLLRQELTVGDPAVDGSPAVYGDARCVGSVLLTGVRPAAPLLSDGCAVLPLAGPGTLVSALALDAPALRARLTWGETEAGQA; translated from the coding sequence ATGAGCACAACCGTGGAGACCGGACCAGGGCCGTACCGGCTCGCCGCGCGTGACGGCGGACGGCGGTCGCTGCGGGCCCGTGCCGCGGTGGGGACCGAGCGGGCCGGCGAGCGCACCGTGCTGCGCACGCTGCGGTCGGACCCACCGCTGACGTTGCGGCAGACCGGGCCGCGGCGGGTCCACCTGGTGTCCACGGCCGCCGGACCGCTCGGCGGCGACCTGCTGGAGCTCGACATCGACGTGGCGGCCGGCACCACCTTGGAGATCGCGTCGGTGGCGAGCACGCTCGTGCTGCCCGGCACCGGCGTGTCCCATGTGGTGGTGCGCGCACGGGTCGGCGCGGGGGCCGTGCTGCGTTACGCTCCCGAGCCCACCGTGCTGGCCGCCGGGTGTGACCACCGCATGGACGTGCGGCTGGACCTGGCCACGGACGCACGGGTGTCGTGGCGTGAGGAGATCGTGTTCGGCCGGCACGGCGAACGTCCCGGCGTGTGCCGTTCCCGGTTCGACGCCACCGTGGACGGTGTGCCGCTGCTGCGCCAGGAGCTGACCGTCGGCGACCCCGCCGTGGACGGCAGCCCGGCGGTGTACGGCGACGCGCGCTGCGTCGGCAGCGTGCTGCTCACCGGGGTGCGGCCCGCCGCACCCCTGCTGTCCGACGGCTGCGCCGTGCTGCCGCTCGCCGGACCCGGCACGCTGGTCTCCGCGCTGGCCCTCGACGCGCCGGCCCTGCGGGCCCGGCTGACGTGGGGGGAGACGGAGGCCGGTCAGGCGTAG
- a CDS encoding urease subunit alpha: MTEPAIERSRYAVLYGPTTGDRIRLADTDLFVEVSEDLSRGPHGAGDEVVFGGGKVIRESMGQARTTRAEGAPDLVITGAVILDHWGVVKADIGVRDGRVVAIGKAGNPDTMDGVHPDLVIGPSTEILSGNGKIVTAGAIDSHVHLICPQIVDEALAAGVTTVIGGGTGPAEGTKATTVTGTWYLARMLEAMDGMPVNVALLGKGNTVNEEGLLEQLRAGASGFKLHEDWGTTPSAIDACLRVADATGVQVAIHTDTLNEAGFVESTLAAIGDRMIHAYHTEGAGGGHAPDIIRVASYRNVLPSSTNPTRPHTVNTLDEHLDMLMVCHHLNPAVPEDLAFAESRIRPSTMAAEDVLHDLGAISMIGSDSQAMGRVGETVIRTWQTAHVMKKRRGALPGDGAADNLRAQRYVAKYTICPAVAHGLDEHVGSVETGKLADLVLWDPAFFGVKPDVVLKGGVIAYAQMGDANASIPTPQPVMPRPMFGATPKTAAATSLHFVAPLALEYGLADRLRADRRIVPVADVRRRGKDTMPNNAALPAIDVDPDTFAVRIDGELIEPAPAVELPMAQRYFLF, translated from the coding sequence ATGACCGAGCCGGCGATCGAACGATCGAGATACGCCGTCCTGTACGGCCCGACGACCGGCGACCGGATCCGCCTCGCCGACACCGACCTGTTCGTCGAGGTGTCGGAGGACCTCAGCAGAGGCCCGCACGGCGCCGGCGACGAGGTCGTCTTCGGCGGCGGCAAGGTCATCCGCGAGTCCATGGGCCAGGCCCGCACCACCCGTGCCGAAGGCGCACCCGACCTGGTGATCACCGGCGCGGTGATCCTCGACCACTGGGGTGTGGTGAAGGCCGACATCGGCGTGCGCGACGGCCGCGTCGTCGCCATCGGCAAGGCCGGCAACCCCGACACCATGGACGGCGTGCACCCCGATCTGGTGATCGGGCCGTCCACCGAGATCCTTTCCGGCAACGGCAAGATCGTCACGGCGGGGGCCATCGACTCGCACGTCCACCTCATCTGCCCCCAGATCGTCGACGAGGCCCTCGCCGCAGGGGTGACCACGGTCATCGGCGGCGGCACCGGCCCGGCCGAAGGCACCAAGGCCACCACCGTGACCGGCACCTGGTACCTCGCGCGCATGCTCGAGGCGATGGACGGCATGCCGGTCAACGTCGCGCTGCTCGGCAAGGGCAACACGGTGAACGAGGAAGGGCTGCTTGAGCAGCTGCGCGCCGGGGCCTCGGGGTTCAAGCTGCACGAGGACTGGGGGACCACGCCGTCCGCCATCGACGCGTGCCTGCGGGTGGCCGACGCGACCGGTGTGCAGGTCGCCATCCACACCGACACCCTGAACGAGGCGGGGTTCGTCGAGTCGACGCTGGCCGCCATCGGCGACCGCATGATCCACGCCTACCACACCGAAGGCGCGGGAGGCGGCCACGCACCCGACATCATCCGCGTCGCGTCGTACCGCAACGTGCTGCCGTCCTCGACCAACCCGACCAGGCCGCACACCGTGAACACCCTGGACGAGCACCTCGACATGCTGATGGTGTGCCACCACCTCAACCCGGCGGTGCCTGAGGACCTCGCGTTCGCCGAGTCGCGCATCCGGCCGTCCACCATGGCCGCCGAGGACGTGCTGCACGACCTCGGGGCCATCTCGATGATCGGGTCGGACTCGCAGGCCATGGGCCGGGTCGGCGAGACGGTGATCCGCACGTGGCAGACCGCGCACGTGATGAAGAAACGGCGCGGCGCGCTGCCGGGTGACGGCGCGGCCGACAACCTGCGCGCACAGCGGTACGTCGCCAAGTACACCATCTGTCCCGCCGTGGCGCACGGCCTGGACGAGCACGTCGGCTCGGTCGAGACCGGCAAGCTGGCCGACCTCGTGCTGTGGGACCCGGCGTTCTTCGGGGTCAAGCCGGACGTCGTGCTCAAAGGCGGTGTGATCGCGTACGCGCAGATGGGTGACGCCAACGCGTCCATCCCGACACCGCAGCCGGTGATGCCGCGGCCCATGTTCGGCGCCACGCCGAAGACCGCGGCGGCCACGTCGCTGCACTTCGTCGCGCCGCTCGCGCTGGAGTACGGCCTGGCCGACCGGCTCAGGGCCGACCGGCGGATCGTGCCGGTCGCCGACGTGCGGCGGCGCGGCAAGGACACCATGCCGAACAACGCCGCGCTACCGGCCATCGACGTCGACCCCGACACCTTCGCGGTGCGGATCGACGGGGAACTCATCGAACCCGCCCCGGCCGTGGAGCTCCCCATGGCCCAGCGCTACTTCCTGTTCTGA
- the ureG gene encoding urease accessory protein UreG, which produces MSANHDDRHDRPDPHGRALRLGVGGPVGSGKTALVAALCRTLGPVLRLGVVTNDIYTTEDADFLRRAGVIDPERVIAVQTGCCPHTAIRDDIAANLDAVETLEERFGPLDLVIVESGGDNLTATFSRGLADQQIFVLDVSGGDKVPRKGGPGVTSADLLVINKTDLAKHVGADLTVMSRDAAAVREGRPVLFTSIREVPQVYAVAEWVHGITQAWAHAQAHDHGEHGHAVPSGS; this is translated from the coding sequence TTGTCAGCTAACCACGACGACCGCCACGACCGTCCCGACCCGCACGGCAGGGCTCTTCGCCTCGGCGTCGGCGGACCGGTCGGCAGCGGCAAGACCGCACTGGTCGCGGCGCTGTGCCGCACACTCGGGCCCGTACTGCGCCTCGGCGTGGTCACCAACGACATCTACACCACCGAGGACGCCGACTTCCTGCGCCGCGCGGGGGTGATCGACCCCGAGCGGGTCATCGCCGTGCAGACCGGCTGCTGTCCGCACACCGCGATCCGCGACGACATCGCGGCCAACCTCGACGCCGTCGAGACCCTGGAGGAACGCTTCGGGCCGCTCGACCTCGTCATCGTGGAGAGCGGCGGCGACAACCTCACCGCGACGTTCAGCAGAGGCCTGGCCGACCAGCAGATCTTCGTGCTGGACGTCTCCGGCGGCGACAAGGTGCCACGCAAGGGAGGGCCCGGCGTCACCAGCGCCGACCTGCTCGTCATCAACAAGACCGACCTCGCCAAGCACGTCGGGGCCGATCTGACCGTCATGTCCAGGGACGCGGCGGCCGTCCGCGAGGGCCGGCCGGTGCTGTTCACCTCGATCCGTGAGGTGCCGCAGGTGTACGCCGTGGCCGAGTGGGTCCACGGGATCACGCAGGCATGGGCCCACGCGCAGGCACACGACCACGGTGAGCACGGTCACGCCGTGCCGTCCGGCTCCTGA
- the urtA gene encoding urea ABC transporter substrate-binding protein: MRNSAWRIGAAVALLATGLTACGGEPTTASGGASAGAGSDTIKVGILHSLSGTMAISEVTVRDAELLAIEEINAAGGVLGKKIEPVVEDGASDWPTFAEKATKLIAQDKVATVFGGWTSASRKAMLPVFEKRKGLLWYPVQYEGLESSPNIFYTGATTNQQIVPGLDYLKEKGKKKIFLVGSDYVFPRTANKIIKAYAAANGMEVLGEEYTPLGHTEYSTLVNKVVQAKPDAVFNTLNGDSNVAFFKQLKSAGVTADKMPVMSVSVAEEEVKGIGVDNIAGHLVAWNYYQTTDNPANKKFVDAFKAKYGADRPTSDPMEAGYNAVYLWAEAVKKAGSTDIEAVKKAAGGIALELPEGLVTIDGENQHMYKTARIGVIEPDGLIKEVWNSGKPIKPDPYLKTYSWAGGLA, encoded by the coding sequence TTGCGGAATTCAGCTTGGCGCATCGGGGCCGCGGTCGCGCTGCTCGCGACGGGTCTCACCGCCTGTGGCGGTGAGCCGACGACGGCTTCGGGCGGTGCCTCCGCAGGGGCTGGAAGCGACACCATCAAGGTCGGCATCCTGCACTCGCTGAGCGGCACGATGGCGATCAGCGAGGTCACGGTACGGGACGCGGAACTGCTCGCCATCGAGGAGATCAACGCCGCCGGCGGCGTGCTCGGCAAGAAGATCGAGCCCGTCGTCGAGGACGGCGCGTCCGACTGGCCGACCTTCGCGGAGAAGGCCACGAAGCTCATCGCTCAGGACAAGGTGGCGACGGTCTTCGGCGGCTGGACGTCCGCCAGCCGCAAGGCCATGCTTCCGGTGTTCGAGAAGCGCAAGGGCCTGCTGTGGTACCCGGTGCAGTACGAGGGGCTGGAGAGCTCCCCGAACATCTTCTACACCGGTGCCACCACCAACCAGCAGATCGTTCCTGGTCTGGACTACCTGAAGGAAAAGGGCAAGAAGAAGATCTTCCTGGTCGGCAGCGACTACGTCTTCCCGCGCACCGCCAACAAGATCATCAAGGCGTACGCGGCGGCGAACGGCATGGAGGTCCTCGGCGAGGAGTACACCCCCCTCGGCCACACCGAGTACAGCACCTTGGTCAACAAGGTCGTGCAGGCCAAGCCGGACGCGGTCTTCAACACGCTGAACGGCGACAGCAACGTCGCCTTCTTCAAGCAGCTGAAGAGCGCCGGGGTCACCGCCGACAAGATGCCGGTCATGTCGGTCAGCGTCGCCGAGGAAGAGGTCAAGGGCATCGGCGTCGACAACATCGCCGGTCACCTGGTGGCGTGGAACTACTACCAGACCACCGACAACCCGGCCAACAAGAAGTTCGTCGACGCCTTCAAGGCCAAGTACGGCGCCGACCGTCCGACGTCCGACCCGATGGAGGCCGGCTACAACGCCGTCTACCTGTGGGCCGAGGCGGTGAAGAAGGCGGGAAGCACCGACATCGAGGCAGTGAAGAAGGCGGCAGGCGGCATCGCGCTGGAACTCCCCGAGGGTCTGGTCACCATCGACGGCGAGAACCAGCACATGTACAAGACCGCGCGGATCGGCGTGATCGAGCCGGACGGCCTCATCAAGGAGGTCTGGAACTCCGGCAAGCCCATCAAGCCCGACCCCTACCTGAAGACCTACTCCTGGGCCGGCGGCCTCGCCTGA
- the era gene encoding GTPase Era, giving the protein MGDVSSPATEFRAGFACFVGRPNVGKSTLMNALVGAKVAITSSKPQTTRRAIRGVVHRPGAQLVVVDTPGLHRPRTLLGERLDSLVLSTLTEVDVIGFCVPADEAIGRGDRFIADKLAAVKKTPVVAVVTKCDLADREAVARQLLAVSELADFAEIIPVSAETGERLDVLADQLVARLPLSPPLYPDGELTDEPEQLLVAELIREAALEGVRDELPHSIAVVVEEMGPRPGREDLLDVYAHMFVERPSQKAIVIGPKGARLKDVGTRARQQIEALLGTRVYLDLRIKVAKDWQRDPKQLRRLGFYD; this is encoded by the coding sequence ATGGGGGACGTGAGTTCTCCAGCCACTGAGTTCCGAGCCGGTTTCGCCTGTTTCGTCGGCAGGCCCAACGTGGGTAAGTCGACGCTGATGAACGCGCTGGTCGGCGCGAAGGTGGCCATCACCTCCTCCAAGCCGCAGACGACCCGCCGCGCCATCCGCGGCGTCGTCCACCGGCCAGGCGCGCAGCTCGTCGTCGTCGACACCCCCGGCCTGCACCGGCCCCGCACGCTCCTCGGCGAGCGGCTGGACAGCCTCGTGCTGTCCACCCTGACCGAGGTCGACGTCATCGGCTTCTGCGTCCCCGCGGACGAGGCGATCGGCCGCGGCGACCGGTTCATCGCCGACAAGCTCGCCGCCGTCAAGAAGACCCCGGTCGTCGCCGTGGTCACCAAGTGCGACCTCGCCGACCGTGAGGCGGTGGCCCGGCAGTTGCTCGCGGTGTCGGAGCTCGCCGACTTCGCCGAGATCATCCCGGTGTCCGCCGAGACGGGGGAGCGGCTCGACGTGCTCGCCGACCAGCTCGTCGCACGCCTCCCGCTGTCCCCGCCGCTGTACCCCGACGGCGAGCTGACCGACGAGCCCGAGCAGCTGCTGGTCGCCGAGCTGATCAGGGAGGCCGCGCTCGAAGGGGTGCGCGACGAGCTGCCGCACTCCATCGCGGTCGTCGTCGAGGAAATGGGTCCCCGGCCGGGCCGCGAGGACCTGCTCGACGTCTACGCGCACATGTTCGTGGAGCGGCCCTCGCAGAAGGCCATCGTGATCGGCCCCAAAGGCGCGCGGCTCAAGGACGTCGGCACCCGGGCCCGTCAGCAGATCGAGGCCCTGCTCGGCACCCGCGTCTACCTGGACCTGCGCATCAAGGTCGCCAAGGACTGGCAGCGCGACCCCAAGCAACTGCGCCGCCTCGGTTTCTACGACTGA
- a CDS encoding cytidine deaminase, with amino-acid sequence MSETSLGPEDSKIITLARAARARNGTAEGAAVRDETGRTYTATDIDLPSLKLTAVQVAVAMAVSSGAVSLEAAALVTEGDEPGGDDLAVIEDLGRAVLFLAAPDGTVKGRYI; translated from the coding sequence CGAGACGAGCCTCGGCCCCGAGGACAGCAAGATCATCACTCTGGCCCGGGCGGCGCGAGCACGCAACGGCACCGCGGAAGGCGCGGCGGTGCGCGACGAGACCGGCCGCACCTACACCGCGACCGACATCGACCTGCCGTCGCTGAAGCTGACCGCCGTGCAGGTGGCGGTGGCGATGGCGGTGTCCAGCGGCGCCGTCTCGCTGGAGGCCGCGGCCCTGGTCACCGAAGGTGACGAGCCCGGTGGCGACGACCTCGCGGTGATCGAGGACCTCGGCCGCGCGGTGTTGTTCCTGGCCGCTCCGGACGGCACCGTGAAGGGCCGCTACATCTGA
- a CDS encoding urease subunit beta: protein MIPGEIVHTGEPVPLNPGRERVTLRVVNTADRPIQVGSHYHFAAANPGLEFDRTAAWGLRLDVPAGTAVRFEPGVERDVTLVAIAGLRVVPGLRPEWAGPLDEKAAEASDTSADGDTA from the coding sequence ATGATCCCCGGCGAGATCGTGCACACCGGCGAGCCGGTCCCGCTCAACCCGGGACGCGAGCGGGTCACCCTGCGCGTCGTCAACACCGCCGACCGGCCCATCCAGGTCGGCTCGCACTACCATTTCGCCGCCGCCAACCCCGGCCTGGAGTTCGACCGGACCGCCGCGTGGGGCCTGCGGCTGGACGTCCCCGCCGGCACCGCCGTCCGGTTCGAACCCGGCGTCGAGCGGGACGTCACCCTCGTCGCCATCGCCGGACTGCGTGTCGTCCCCGGCCTTCGTCCCGAATGGGCCGGGCCGCTGGACGAGAAGGCCGCGGAAGCATCGGACACCAGCGCGGACGGGGACACGGCATGA
- a CDS encoding urease accessory protein UreF, translating into MSAALLLLADSRLPAGGHAHSGGAEQAVRTGDVTGPGDLTRYLRGRLATTGLVAASLAAAACALAREAAEASETSTASEGAWRVLDGEADARTASPAQRDASRTQGRLLVRSARRIWPSAALDALAAAAPQGTHHPVALGAVAAAAGCDPHDAALAAAYTTVTGPATAAVRLLGLDPVVVHRVLAGLGPELDGVARAAGATAAWEDLPAHAAPALDLLAEQHLRTEVRLFVS; encoded by the coding sequence ATGTCGGCGGCCCTGCTGCTCCTCGCCGACTCCCGCCTGCCGGCCGGCGGCCACGCGCACTCCGGCGGCGCCGAACAGGCCGTGCGGACCGGCGACGTCACCGGCCCCGGCGACCTCACGCGCTACCTGCGGGGACGCCTCGCCACCACCGGCCTCGTCGCGGCGTCCCTCGCCGCGGCGGCGTGCGCGCTGGCGAGGGAGGCGGCCGAGGCATCGGAGACGTCCACCGCCTCCGAAGGCGCGTGGCGTGTGCTGGACGGTGAGGCGGACGCGCGGACGGCCTCACCGGCGCAGCGGGACGCGAGCCGCACCCAGGGACGGCTGCTGGTGCGCAGCGCGCGGCGCATCTGGCCGTCGGCGGCGCTCGACGCGCTCGCGGCGGCCGCGCCGCAGGGGACGCATCACCCGGTCGCGCTCGGCGCCGTCGCGGCGGCCGCGGGCTGCGACCCCCACGACGCGGCGCTCGCCGCCGCGTACACCACGGTCACCGGGCCCGCCACCGCGGCGGTCCGGTTGCTCGGTCTCGACCCCGTCGTCGTGCACCGGGTGCTCGCCGGCCTCGGGCCGGAGCTCGACGGCGTGGCCCGCGCGGCCGGCGCCACCGCCGCGTGGGAGGACCTTCCCGCGCACGCCGCACCCGCACTCGATCTGCTGGCCGAACAGCACCTACGCACGGAGGTACGGCTCTTTGTCAGCTAA